Proteins from a single region of Vairimorpha necatrix chromosome 6, complete sequence:
- a CDS encoding WD40 repeat domain-containing protein — MESPNLDLYFDDENLFVLRNKILYKYDHTANLIDQRPCDYIMIKKFINHYYFYDGSNIYKSSDLHNNLENITENLLKDKIIIDFYIYNDILYYITLVNDSLFYNDMPIMAYSWYDKYLFYSTNNGTYKVDLESDTHQSVNDVSATFICATKNVLIYSRFSKIYIDTGKSIRSVHRHDNSITNLFVNGNNLYVMTDDIKLSILDIYKDNLRNINEYISTNKKIIRFKDYIVLLNELELVFYNIEESKDNILYYLPNTTSLNITNEEVEEMHSVIIEPVYYHDDKFTDMKMYKDIIILTNNEYICSVYKIKRSLGIFYTGKSICVVFRNRVEVYKMINGKLTFMRKLKSIKQQIDDIIEKEDVYYYVSGKNLIKNGLINLVIDTEYKK, encoded by the coding sequence ATGGAATCTCCaaatttagatttataCTTTGACGATgagaatttgtttgttttaagAAACAAAATCTTATACAAATATGACCACACTGCTAATCTAATAGACCAACGCCCATGCGACTACATAatgatcaaaaaatttataaaccACTATTATTTCTATGATGgatcaaatatttataaatcttcCGATTTACATAACAATTTAGAAAACATTActgaaaatttattaaaagacaaaattataatagatTTCTATATCTATAATGATATCTTATATTACATTACTTTGGTAAATGattctttattttacaatgaTATGCCAATAATGGCATATTCTTGgtatgataaatatttattttattctacTAATAATGGTACATATAAAGTAGACTTGGAATCTGATACTCACCAATCTGTAAATGATGTGTCGGCTACATTTATTTGTGCGACAAAAAATGTATTGATTTATTCTagattttctaaaatttatatagaCACCGGTAAAAGTATCAGATCAGTACATAGACATGATAATTCTATTAcaaatttgtttgtaaatGGGAATAATCTTTACGTCATGACTGACGACATTAAACTTAGcattttagatatttataaagataatttaaggaatattaatgaatatattagcactaataagaaaataataagatttAAAGACTACATTGTTTTGCTAAATGAACTAGAATTggtcttttataatatcgAAGAATCAAAagacaatattttatattatttaccaAATACAACAAGTCTAAATATAACAAATGAAGAAGTAGAAGAAATGCATAGCGTCATTATAGAGCCAGTTTATTATCACGATGACAAATTTACTGATATGAAAATGTATAAAGATATTATAATCCTGACTAATAATGAATATATCTGCAGTGTGTATAAAATCAAGAGATCTTTAggcattttttatacgGGGAAAAGTATTTGTGTAGTGTTCAGAAATAGAGTGGAGGTTTATAAAATGATTAATGGGAAATTGACATTTATGAGAAAACTTAAAAGTATAAAACAGCAAATAGACGATATTATAGAGAAAGAAGATGTGTATTACTATGTTTCAGGAAAAAATCTGATTAAAAATGGCCTGATAAATCTGGTAATAGACAcggaatataaaaaataa
- a CDS encoding putative SP-containing protein gives MYCFLYFIVHICTVRNSILPIAKEQTKNIEKTFPLSPNENVFINTDLDQKKHKLRHIKHNHFNKAVREYFLNFCKNPQIKKNLDNVLANNNIKKRELFAEFKTFVLQYISSLPHFTEYPIEWTFMEYLVNRDLLSILKYANINEFYKVKNTMNMVNNDKDLTTDKDCEDIVRQLFNTKKHHKIKVIVDEKNNKNSTPFTTKRPIVKDISKLPKVVKKKLDNFVQQKNIHLI, from the coding sequence atgtattgttttttatattttattgttcaTATTTGTACTGTACGCAACTCTATCCTTCCCATCGCCAAAGAACAAACTAAAAACATTGAGAAAACGTTTCCATTGTCGCCCAatgaaaatgtttttataaatacagACCTggatcaaaaaaaacataaactTCGCCATATTAAACATAATCATTTTAACAAAGCAGTTAGAGAATActtcttaaatttttgtaagaatccacaaataaaaaaaaatttagataatGTACTAGccaataataatattaaaaaaagagaattaTTTGCTGAGTTTAAAACTTTCGTTTTACAGTATATTTCTAGTCTACCACATTTCACAGAATACCCGATTGAATGGACTTTTATGGAATATTTAGTAAATCGTGATTTGTTGTcgatattaaaatatgctaatattaatgaattttataaagtaaaaaatacaatgaACATGGTCAATAATGACAAAGATTTGACAACAGATAAAGACTGTGAAGATATTGTTCgacaattatttaatacaaagaaacatcataaaattaaagttATCGTTGATGAAAAGAACAATAAGAATTCTACGCCGTTTACGACTAAAAGGCCGATTGTAAAGGACATAAGTAAATTACCAAAGGTTGTCAAGAAAAAACTTGACAATTTTGTGCAACAAAAGAACATTCATCTAATTTAA